The following are encoded in a window of Streptomyces sp. 11x1 genomic DNA:
- a CDS encoding alkaline phosphatase D family protein produces the protein MTSRRSHSRPDSPTQPTSSSAPSRRAVVKAATAGAVLAAPLAAAMPARAAESPAFLHGVASGDPLPDGVLLWTRVTPTAAALPGSGVGPDVEVGWTVALDKAFTQIVAKGSTTASASSDHTVKADVRGLAPATDYWFRFSAGGTDSPAARTRTAPAADAAVTGLRFGVVSCANWEGGYFAAYRHLAARGDLDAWLHLGDYIYEYGTGEYGTRDKVVRPHAPAHEILSLADYRVRHARYKTDPDLQALHAAAPVVAIWDDHEIANDAWSGGAENHTEGAEGAWTARSSAAKQAYFEWMPVRPAVAGTTYRRLRFGKLVDLSLLDLRSFRSQQVGIGDGEVDDPDRTLTGRAQLDWLKAGLKSSDTTWRLVGNSVMIAPFALGNLTADLFEPLAELLGLPKEGLALNPDQWDGYTDDRRELLAHLRQNAIRNTVFLTGDIHMAWANDVPVNAGTYPLSASAATEFVVTSVTSDNLDDLVKVPEGTVSAVASPLIRAANRHVHWVDTDRHGYGVLDITAARAQMDFYVLSDRTKAGATSSWARSYRTRSGTQKVERTYDPV, from the coding sequence GTGACCAGTCGCAGATCTCACTCCAGACCCGACTCCCCCACTCAGCCCACGAGTTCGTCCGCCCCGAGCCGCCGTGCGGTGGTCAAGGCGGCCACGGCCGGAGCCGTCCTCGCGGCACCGCTGGCGGCCGCGATGCCGGCGCGCGCGGCCGAGTCCCCCGCCTTCCTGCACGGGGTCGCCTCCGGTGATCCGCTGCCCGACGGTGTCCTGCTGTGGACCCGGGTGACGCCCACCGCCGCCGCGCTGCCCGGCTCCGGTGTCGGCCCGGACGTCGAGGTCGGCTGGACCGTCGCCCTGGACAAGGCGTTCACCCAGATCGTCGCCAAGGGTTCGACGACCGCGAGCGCCTCCTCCGACCACACCGTCAAGGCGGACGTACGCGGCCTCGCGCCCGCCACGGACTACTGGTTCCGTTTCTCGGCCGGCGGCACCGACTCCCCGGCCGCCCGCACCCGCACCGCCCCGGCCGCCGACGCCGCCGTCACCGGCCTGCGCTTCGGCGTGGTGTCCTGCGCCAACTGGGAGGGCGGCTACTTCGCGGCCTACCGTCATCTCGCCGCGCGCGGCGACCTGGACGCGTGGCTCCACCTCGGCGACTACATCTACGAGTACGGCACCGGCGAGTACGGCACCCGCGACAAGGTCGTACGACCCCACGCGCCCGCCCACGAGATCCTCTCCCTCGCCGACTACCGCGTCCGGCACGCCCGTTACAAGACCGACCCGGACCTCCAGGCCCTGCACGCGGCCGCTCCGGTCGTCGCCATCTGGGACGACCACGAGATCGCCAACGACGCCTGGTCGGGCGGCGCCGAGAACCACACCGAGGGCGCGGAGGGCGCCTGGACGGCCCGTTCGTCGGCGGCCAAGCAGGCCTACTTCGAGTGGATGCCGGTGCGCCCGGCGGTCGCGGGCACCACCTACCGACGGCTGCGCTTCGGCAAGCTCGTCGACCTCTCCCTGCTCGACCTGCGTTCCTTCCGGTCGCAGCAGGTGGGCATAGGCGACGGCGAGGTCGACGACCCGGACCGTACGCTGACGGGCCGGGCCCAGCTCGACTGGCTGAAGGCCGGGCTCAAGTCCTCCGACACGACCTGGCGCCTGGTCGGCAACTCGGTGATGATCGCCCCGTTCGCCCTCGGCAACCTCACCGCCGACCTCTTCGAACCCCTCGCCGAGCTGCTCGGTCTGCCCAAGGAGGGGCTCGCCCTCAACCCGGACCAGTGGGACGGCTACACCGACGACCGCCGCGAACTCCTCGCCCATCTGCGGCAGAACGCCATCCGCAACACCGTCTTCCTCACCGGCGACATCCACATGGCCTGGGCCAACGACGTGCCGGTCAACGCCGGTACGTACCCGCTGTCGGCCTCCGCCGCCACCGAGTTCGTCGTCACGTCGGTCACCTCCGACAACCTCGACGACCTCGTCAAGGTCCCCGAGGGCACCGTCTCCGCCGTGGCCTCCCCGCTGATCCGCGCCGCCAACCGGCACGTCCACTGGGTCGACACCGACCGGCACGGCTACGGCGTCCTGGACATCACCGCCGCGCGGGCGCAGATGGACTTCTACGTCCTGTCCGACCGCACCAAGGCCGGCGCGACCTCGTCCTGGGCTCGGTCGTACCGGACGCGGAGCGGGACGCAGAAGGTGGAGCGGACGTACGACCCCGTGTGA
- a CDS encoding AAA family ATPase, translating into MPSFSLEPSFSAEPSFSSLSSPALIGREAERELLAAVVRAARDGRGSSVFVLGEPGIGKSRLVEEAASAAAHAGTRVLRGRAASAGRAVPLRPLAEAVFSGLRGDGAPSDGELGLYEPLLTRLCGLAPQDGAPLVGYAEAVLRLLHVLGREGGCVLVLEDLHDADADTLAIVDYLTDNLAGQRTVLLATLRGESGPALDLAGAAASRRTARTVRLARLGPAGTAELAARCLGHDSTEDVPTAVLNRLHTVSEGVPFVVEELLRAMVDGGGLVRGTDSRWTVTGSLDAGVPATVAAAVLQRVDQLPPAGVALLEAAAVLGRRFPVEIAARAAGLDRATALTQLRHASHAHLVSGATTPADPGWHTFRHALTADAITHRLLPAERAALCLAAADAIEGAWGAGEAEPGPDGTYAAPGIPTRPHDPSPPAPDTPSPGNAPASKSPGTPGQRHRVPGPADLPDTPKRSPHRPLGEDAGDDLYRLAAELCVAGGRPARAAVLLARAGRQAVARGALLTAVQLLDRGLELIADTPDAPPEAVARLLEELLGTLVLTGDVRRVPELGDRLDRVLTVSGAPAGRRAAGFLTRARAAATAQQWEEGLTAVQRARDLLGDTPDPASRAALDAVAAHLVLNSQRPDRLESARALAEGAVATAEEVGLPEVACKALNMLGYCLRPRDLGEAEDAFARLVATAETHALPVWRIRGLLELGVLDRVRFTGTDRLLAARGAAEDTGAVLMTAWADMHLTLAHILRDEQDRATESARRLRETAGRLRLREVELIGAGVDGIIAASLGEREKLDATLRTLERALAGRSAGALWGYADTSVWGWAQGICSLLREEPDRALAEFTEADAVMRALPSTRGVTGFLGPYLLLRTLHGTADWGELGGPAAERLAQVHWDRPFAGWSRAVLLGREGRTAEAAKTAEEALTGTAAIPLAAHLCMRLGAQAALVDGWGRPVEWLRAAEQYFHERGTTRVSAACRALLRDAGSPVPRRRQGHDTIPGELRRVGVTAREYEVLRLLAARLGNQEIAEHLFLSPRTVEKHLASLRHRTDSADRAALIALARRYAENR; encoded by the coding sequence TTGCCGTCTTTCTCTTTGGAGCCGTCGTTCTCCGCGGAGCCGTCGTTCTCGTCGCTGTCCTCGCCCGCCCTGATCGGCAGGGAGGCGGAGCGCGAGCTTCTGGCGGCCGTCGTCCGGGCGGCCCGGGACGGGCGGGGTTCGTCGGTCTTCGTGCTGGGCGAGCCCGGCATCGGCAAGTCCCGACTCGTCGAGGAAGCCGCGTCCGCCGCCGCGCACGCCGGGACGCGTGTCCTGCGCGGACGAGCCGCGTCCGCCGGGCGCGCGGTGCCGCTGCGCCCTCTGGCGGAGGCCGTGTTCTCCGGGTTACGGGGCGACGGGGCCCCCTCGGACGGTGAACTGGGCCTCTACGAACCGCTGTTGACCCGGCTGTGCGGGCTGGCACCGCAGGACGGCGCGCCCCTCGTCGGATACGCCGAGGCGGTGCTGCGACTCCTGCACGTCCTCGGCCGGGAGGGCGGCTGTGTCCTGGTGCTGGAGGACCTGCACGACGCGGACGCCGACACGCTCGCCATCGTCGACTACCTGACGGACAACCTCGCCGGGCAGCGGACGGTCCTGCTGGCGACCCTGCGCGGCGAGTCCGGCCCGGCGCTCGACCTCGCCGGGGCCGCCGCGTCCCGTCGTACGGCCCGGACCGTCCGCCTCGCCCGCCTCGGGCCGGCCGGCACCGCCGAGCTGGCGGCCCGCTGTCTGGGCCACGACTCCACCGAGGACGTCCCGACCGCGGTACTGAACCGGCTGCACACCGTGTCCGAGGGCGTCCCCTTCGTCGTGGAGGAACTGCTGCGCGCCATGGTCGACGGCGGCGGTCTCGTCCGGGGCACGGACTCCCGCTGGACGGTGACCGGCTCCCTCGACGCCGGGGTCCCCGCCACCGTCGCCGCCGCCGTCCTGCAACGCGTGGACCAGCTGCCGCCCGCCGGTGTCGCCCTCCTGGAGGCGGCTGCGGTCCTCGGCCGGCGCTTCCCCGTCGAGATCGCCGCCCGCGCCGCCGGCCTGGACCGCGCGACCGCCCTCACCCAACTCCGTCACGCCTCCCACGCCCACCTCGTCTCCGGCGCCACCACCCCCGCCGACCCCGGCTGGCACACCTTCCGCCACGCCCTGACGGCCGACGCCATCACCCACCGCCTGCTCCCCGCCGAACGGGCGGCCCTGTGTCTGGCGGCGGCGGACGCGATCGAGGGGGCGTGGGGAGCGGGCGAGGCGGAACCGGGCCCCGACGGGACCTACGCCGCCCCGGGCATCCCGACACGCCCGCACGACCCGAGCCCACCGGCCCCCGACACGCCGAGCCCGGGCAACGCCCCCGCCTCGAAGTCACCCGGCACACCCGGCCAACGGCACCGCGTGCCCGGGCCGGCCGACCTCCCCGACACACCGAAGCGCTCCCCCCACCGCCCCCTCGGCGAGGACGCCGGTGACGATCTGTACCGGCTCGCCGCGGAGTTGTGTGTCGCCGGGGGACGGCCCGCGCGGGCGGCCGTGCTGCTCGCCCGGGCCGGTCGGCAGGCCGTCGCGCGGGGCGCGCTGCTGACCGCCGTCCAACTCCTCGACCGGGGCCTGGAACTGATCGCCGACACGCCGGACGCACCTCCCGAAGCCGTGGCCCGGCTGCTGGAGGAACTGCTCGGCACGCTCGTCCTCACCGGCGACGTACGGCGCGTACCCGAACTCGGTGACCGGCTGGACCGTGTCCTGACGGTGTCCGGCGCGCCGGCCGGCCGTCGGGCGGCGGGCTTCCTGACCCGGGCCCGGGCCGCGGCGACCGCCCAGCAGTGGGAGGAGGGCCTGACCGCCGTGCAACGGGCGAGGGACCTGCTCGGCGACACTCCCGACCCGGCGTCCCGCGCCGCCCTGGACGCGGTCGCCGCCCACCTCGTGCTCAACTCGCAGCGCCCGGACCGACTGGAGAGCGCCCGCGCGCTCGCCGAGGGTGCCGTCGCGACCGCCGAGGAGGTGGGCCTGCCGGAGGTGGCGTGCAAGGCGCTCAACATGCTCGGCTACTGCCTGCGCCCCCGGGACCTGGGCGAGGCGGAGGACGCGTTCGCCCGGCTGGTCGCCACCGCCGAGACACACGCGCTGCCGGTGTGGCGGATCCGCGGTCTGCTGGAACTGGGCGTGCTCGACCGCGTTCGGTTCACCGGCACGGACCGGCTGCTCGCCGCGCGCGGGGCCGCCGAGGACACCGGCGCGGTGCTCATGACCGCCTGGGCCGACATGCATCTGACCCTCGCCCACATTCTGCGCGACGAACAGGACCGGGCCACGGAGTCCGCGCGTCGCCTCCGGGAGACGGCAGGCCGACTGCGGTTGCGCGAGGTGGAGTTGATCGGCGCCGGCGTGGACGGCATCATCGCCGCCTCGCTCGGGGAGCGCGAGAAGCTCGACGCGACCCTGCGCACGCTGGAGCGCGCGCTCGCCGGGCGCAGCGCCGGGGCGCTCTGGGGGTACGCCGACACCTCCGTGTGGGGCTGGGCCCAGGGCATCTGCTCCCTGCTGCGGGAGGAACCCGACCGCGCACTGGCCGAGTTCACCGAGGCGGACGCCGTCATGCGGGCCCTGCCCAGCACCCGTGGCGTCACCGGCTTCCTCGGCCCGTACCTCCTGCTGCGCACCCTGCACGGCACGGCCGACTGGGGCGAACTCGGCGGTCCCGCCGCCGAACGGCTCGCCCAGGTCCACTGGGACCGTCCCTTCGCCGGCTGGTCCCGGGCCGTCCTGCTGGGCCGCGAAGGGCGGACGGCCGAGGCCGCCAAGACGGCGGAGGAGGCCCTGACCGGCACCGCCGCGATCCCCCTGGCGGCTCACCTCTGCATGCGGCTGGGCGCCCAGGCCGCGCTCGTCGACGGCTGGGGCCGGCCCGTCGAATGGCTGCGCGCCGCCGAGCAGTACTTCCACGAGCGGGGCACCACCCGTGTGTCCGCCGCGTGCCGGGCCCTGCTGCGCGACGCCGGCTCTCCCGTCCCGCGCCGCCGCCAGGGCCACGACACGATCCCGGGAGAACTGCGCCGCGTGGGGGTGACCGCCCGGGAGTACGAGGTGCTGCGTCTGCTCGCCGCCCGGCTCGGCAACCAGGAGATCGCCGAGCACCTCTTCCTGTCCCCCCGCACGGTCGAGAAGCACCTCGCCAGCCTCCGCCACCGCACCGACAGCGCCGACCGCGCGGCCCTGATCGCCCTGGCCAGACGCTACGCCGAGAACCGGTGA
- a CDS encoding thioredoxin domain-containing protein codes for MSKRNSNAAKSAARERLRLERERQAKRAKVRRQAIVASSIVAVLAIAGGVGYAVVQNSKPTKWEAAADATVVAPANTSGKNGTTVLIGDSKSDNVVHLYEDPRCPACASFEQTVGETVDKGMEDGDYKLSFTLGTFLDGNLTGEGSKNALSALGAALDVSPEAFLGYKAALYSAKYHPSESTDDFAKDSYLIKVANTVDTLKNNKKFQDAVEKGTYDAWAMRMSKSFDDAEGVESTPTIKINDKTITNPSSVADWEKALKDAGVTK; via the coding sequence ATGAGCAAGCGGAACAGCAACGCGGCGAAGTCGGCGGCCCGTGAGCGGCTGCGTCTGGAGCGCGAGCGTCAGGCCAAGCGCGCGAAGGTCAGGCGTCAGGCGATCGTGGCGTCGTCGATCGTCGCGGTTCTCGCGATAGCGGGCGGCGTCGGTTACGCCGTCGTCCAGAACAGCAAGCCCACCAAGTGGGAGGCGGCGGCCGACGCCACGGTGGTCGCCCCCGCCAACACCTCGGGCAAGAACGGCACCACCGTGCTGATCGGCGACTCCAAGTCCGACAACGTGGTGCACCTGTACGAGGACCCGCGCTGCCCGGCCTGCGCCAGCTTCGAGCAGACCGTCGGCGAGACCGTCGACAAGGGCATGGAGGACGGCGACTACAAGCTCTCCTTCACCCTCGGCACCTTCCTGGACGGCAACCTCACCGGCGAGGGCTCGAAGAACGCGCTGAGCGCGCTCGGCGCCGCCCTGGACGTCAGTCCCGAGGCCTTCCTCGGCTACAAGGCCGCGCTGTACTCCGCGAAGTACCACCCGTCGGAGTCGACCGACGATTTCGCCAAGGACAGCTATCTGATCAAGGTCGCGAACACCGTCGACACGCTGAAGAACAACAAGAAGTTCCAGGACGCGGTCGAGAAGGGCACCTACGACGCCTGGGCGATGCGGATGAGCAAGTCCTTCGACGACGCCGAGGGGGTCGAGTCGACCCCGACCATCAAGATCAATGACAAGACGATCACCAACCCCTCCTCGGTCGCGGACTGGGAGAAGGCGCTCAAGGACGCGGGCGTCACCAAGTAG
- a CDS encoding DUF2252 domain-containing protein, whose translation MSVPQLDDERRGEEILAVFDTAFGQLLAADPAAFRVKFRKMAASAFAFYRGTACLFYNDLEAENAGRGGGSEGAGPYLDERTSRVWIHGDLHAENFGTYMDSTGRLIFNVNDFDEAYVAPFTWDLKRFAASVALIGYAKALSDEQITELVETYAAAYRERIHAVATGAKQDEVPPFTLDTAQGPLLDALRDARSLTRFGLLDSMTEIRDFERRFAPGGGSIELDAATRYKVLAAFDGYLETLPESSLTRPDSYRVKDVVGRRGIGIGSAGLPSYNILLEGQSDALENDVVIYIKQAQTPAVSRHITDQRIRDYFEHEGHRTVISQRALQAHADPWLGWTELDGAGQLVAEVSPYAVDLDWSDIDDPEEIAAVVADLGRATATMHAAADDLTGQSLVPFSTERAIDAAIAADEEGFAPLLVDFAHAYGARARADHQIFVDLFRNGRIPGL comes from the coding sequence ATGTCGGTTCCGCAGCTCGACGACGAGCGACGCGGTGAGGAGATCCTCGCCGTCTTCGACACCGCCTTCGGCCAGCTCCTGGCCGCCGACCCGGCCGCGTTCCGCGTGAAGTTCCGGAAGATGGCGGCCTCGGCCTTCGCGTTCTACCGGGGCACGGCGTGCCTGTTCTACAACGACCTGGAGGCGGAGAACGCCGGGCGGGGTGGTGGGAGCGAAGGTGCCGGCCCGTACCTGGACGAGCGCACCTCGCGGGTGTGGATCCACGGCGACCTGCACGCGGAGAACTTCGGCACGTACATGGACTCCACGGGCCGCCTGATCTTCAACGTGAACGACTTCGACGAGGCCTACGTCGCCCCCTTCACCTGGGACCTGAAGCGCTTCGCCGCCTCCGTGGCGCTCATCGGGTATGCGAAGGCGCTCAGTGACGAGCAGATCACCGAGCTGGTGGAGACCTACGCGGCCGCCTACCGCGAGCGGATCCACGCCGTAGCGACCGGCGCCAAGCAGGACGAGGTGCCCCCGTTCACGCTGGACACCGCCCAGGGCCCGCTGCTGGACGCGCTGCGCGACGCCCGCTCGCTGACCCGCTTCGGCCTGCTGGACTCGATGACGGAGATCCGCGACTTCGAGCGCCGGTTCGCGCCGGGCGGAGGCTCCATCGAGCTGGACGCGGCCACCCGCTACAAGGTGCTGGCCGCCTTCGACGGCTACCTGGAGACGCTCCCCGAGTCGTCCCTGACCCGCCCGGACTCCTACCGGGTGAAGGACGTCGTCGGCCGCCGAGGCATCGGCATCGGCTCGGCGGGGCTGCCGTCGTACAACATCCTGTTGGAGGGGCAGAGCGACGCCCTGGAGAACGACGTCGTGATCTACATCAAGCAGGCCCAGACCCCGGCCGTCTCCCGGCACATCACCGACCAGCGCATCCGTGACTACTTCGAGCACGAGGGCCACCGCACGGTGATCTCCCAGCGGGCGCTGCAGGCGCACGCGGATCCGTGGCTGGGCTGGACCGAGCTGGACGGCGCCGGACAGCTGGTCGCCGAGGTGTCGCCGTACGCGGTCGACCTGGACTGGAGCGACATCGACGACCCGGAGGAGATCGCGGCGGTCGTAGCCGACCTCGGCCGGGCCACGGCCACGATGCACGCGGCGGCGGACGACCTGACCGGGCAGTCCCTGGTGCCGTTCTCCACGGAGCGGGCCATCGACGCGGCGATCGCGGCCGACGAGGAGGGCTTCGCGCCGCTCCTGGTGGACTTCGCCCACGCGTACGGGGCCCGGGCACGTGCGGACCACCAGATCTTCGTCGACCTCTTCCGCAACGGCCGGATCCCTGGTCTGTAG
- the dnaE gene encoding DNA polymerase III subunit alpha, whose translation MSKPPFTHLHVHTQYSLLDGAARLKDMFDACNEMGMTHIAMSDHGNLHGAYDFFHSAKKAGVTPIIGIEAYVAPESRRNKRKIQWGQPHQKRDDVSGSGGYTHKTIWAANKTGLHNLFKLSSDAYAEGWLQKWPRMDKETISQWSEGLIASTGCPSGELQTRLRLGQFDEALKSAAEYQDIFGKDRYFLELMDHGIEIEHRVRDGLLEIGKKLGIPPLVTNDSHYTYAHEATAHDALLCIQTGKNLSDPDRFKFDGTGYYLKSTDEMYAIDSSDAWQEGCANTLLVAEQIDTTGMFEARNLMPKFDIPEGYTEVSWFREETMRGMHRRFPDGIPDDRMKQVEYEMDTIISMGFPGYFLVVADFIMWAKKQGIAVGPGRGSAAGSIVAYAMGITDLDPIPHGLIFERFLNPERISMPDVDIDFDERRRVEVIRYVTEKYGADKVAMIGTYGKIKAKNAIKDSARVLGYPYAMGDRLTKAMPADVLGKGIDLNGITDPSHPRYSEAGEIRAMYENEPDVKKVIDTAKGVEGLVRQMGVHAAGVIMSSEPIVDHAPIWVRHTDGVTITQWDYPQCESLGLLKMDFLGLRNLTIMDDAIKMVKANKGIDLEMLSLPLDDPKTFELLCRGDTLGVFQFDGGPMRSLLRQMQPDNFEDISAVSALYRPGPMGMNSHINYAERKNGRQEITPIHKELEEPLQEVLAVTYGLIVYQEQVQKAAQIIAGYSLGEADILRRVMGKKKPEELAKNFTIFQAGAQKNGYSDEAIQALWDVLVPFAGYAFNKAHSAAYGLVSYWTAYLKANYPAEYMAALLTSVKDDKDKSAVYLNECRRMKIKVLPPNVNESEHNFAAQGDDVILFGLEAVRNVGTNVVESIIRSRKAKGKYASFPDYLDKVEAVACNKRTTESLIKAGAFDTMGHTRKGLTAHFDSMIDNVVAVKRKEAEGQFDLFGGMGEDDSSEPGFGLDVEFTTDEWDKTYLLAQEREMLGLYVSDHPLFGLEHVLSDKADAGIAQLTGGEHADGAVVTIGGIISGLQRKMTKQGNAWAIATVEDLAGSIECMFFPATYQLVSTQLVEDAVVFVKGRLDKREDVPRLVAMEMQVPDLSNAGTNAPVILTIPATRVTPPMVSRLGEILTHHKGDSEVRIRLQGPTRTTVLRLDRHRVKPDPALFGDLKVLLGPSCLAG comes from the coding sequence GTGTCAAAGCCGCCGTTCACGCACCTGCACGTCCACACCCAGTACTCGCTGCTGGACGGTGCCGCGCGGCTCAAGGACATGTTCGACGCGTGCAACGAGATGGGCATGACCCACATCGCCATGTCCGACCACGGCAACCTGCACGGGGCGTACGACTTCTTCCACTCCGCGAAGAAGGCCGGCGTCACCCCGATCATCGGCATCGAGGCGTACGTCGCCCCCGAGTCCCGCCGCAACAAGCGCAAGATCCAGTGGGGCCAGCCGCACCAGAAGCGGGACGATGTGTCCGGTTCGGGTGGTTACACGCACAAGACGATCTGGGCGGCGAACAAGACCGGTCTGCACAACCTCTTCAAGCTCTCCTCCGACGCGTACGCCGAGGGCTGGTTGCAGAAGTGGCCCCGGATGGACAAGGAGACCATCTCCCAGTGGTCCGAGGGGCTCATCGCCTCCACCGGCTGCCCCTCCGGAGAGCTGCAGACCCGGCTGCGCCTCGGCCAGTTCGACGAGGCCCTGAAGTCCGCCGCCGAGTACCAGGACATCTTCGGCAAGGACCGGTACTTCCTGGAGCTGATGGACCACGGCATCGAGATCGAGCACCGGGTCCGCGACGGCCTCCTGGAGATCGGCAAGAAACTCGGCATCCCTCCGTTGGTCACCAACGACTCGCACTACACCTACGCGCACGAGGCGACCGCCCACGACGCGCTGCTGTGCATCCAGACCGGCAAGAACCTCTCCGACCCGGACCGCTTCAAGTTCGACGGCACCGGCTACTACCTGAAGTCCACGGACGAGATGTACGCCATCGACTCCTCGGACGCCTGGCAGGAGGGCTGCGCCAACACCCTGCTGGTCGCCGAGCAGATCGACACCACGGGCATGTTCGAGGCCCGGAACCTGATGCCGAAGTTCGACATCCCCGAGGGGTACACGGAGGTCAGCTGGTTCCGCGAGGAGACCATGCGCGGCATGCACCGCCGCTTCCCGGACGGCATCCCGGACGACCGTATGAAGCAGGTCGAGTACGAGATGGACACCATCATCTCGATGGGCTTCCCGGGCTACTTCCTCGTGGTCGCCGACTTCATCATGTGGGCCAAGAAGCAGGGCATCGCGGTCGGCCCCGGCCGAGGCTCCGCGGCCGGCTCGATCGTCGCGTACGCCATGGGCATCACCGACCTCGACCCGATCCCGCACGGTCTGATCTTCGAGCGGTTCCTCAACCCCGAGCGCATCTCCATGCCCGATGTCGACATCGACTTCGACGAGCGCAGGCGCGTCGAGGTGATCCGGTACGTGACGGAGAAGTACGGCGCCGACAAGGTCGCCATGATCGGCACCTACGGCAAGATCAAGGCGAAGAACGCCATCAAGGACTCCGCGCGTGTGCTGGGCTACCCGTACGCGATGGGCGACCGGCTCACCAAGGCCATGCCCGCCGATGTCCTCGGCAAGGGCATCGACCTCAACGGCATCACCGACCCCTCCCACCCGCGCTACAGCGAGGCGGGCGAGATCCGGGCGATGTACGAGAACGAACCGGACGTGAAGAAGGTCATCGACACCGCCAAGGGCGTCGAGGGCCTGGTCCGGCAGATGGGTGTGCACGCGGCCGGCGTGATCATGTCCAGCGAGCCGATCGTCGACCACGCCCCGATCTGGGTGCGGCACACCGACGGCGTGACCATCACGCAGTGGGACTACCCGCAGTGCGAGTCGCTCGGCCTGCTGAAGATGGACTTCCTCGGCCTGCGCAACCTCACGATCATGGACGACGCCATCAAGATGGTGAAGGCCAACAAGGGCATCGACCTGGAGATGCTCTCGCTCCCGCTGGACGACCCCAAGACCTTCGAACTGCTCTGCCGCGGCGACACCCTCGGCGTCTTCCAGTTCGACGGCGGCCCGATGCGCTCCCTGCTCCGCCAGATGCAGCCCGACAACTTCGAGGACATCTCCGCCGTCTCGGCCCTGTACCGGCCCGGCCCTATGGGCATGAACTCGCACATCAACTACGCCGAGCGCAAGAACGGCCGGCAGGAGATCACCCCGATCCACAAGGAGCTGGAGGAGCCGCTCCAGGAGGTCCTCGCGGTCACCTACGGCCTGATCGTCTACCAGGAGCAGGTGCAGAAGGCCGCCCAGATCATCGCCGGGTACTCGCTCGGCGAGGCCGACATCCTCCGCCGTGTGATGGGCAAGAAGAAGCCCGAGGAACTGGCGAAGAACTTCACCATCTTCCAGGCCGGCGCACAGAAGAACGGCTACAGCGACGAGGCCATCCAGGCCCTGTGGGACGTGCTGGTCCCCTTCGCCGGCTACGCCTTCAACAAGGCTCACTCCGCCGCGTACGGCCTGGTCTCCTACTGGACGGCGTATCTCAAGGCCAACTACCCGGCCGAGTACATGGCCGCGCTGCTCACCTCGGTCAAGGACGACAAGGACAAATCGGCCGTCTACCTCAACGAGTGCCGGCGCATGAAGATCAAGGTGCTCCCGCCGAACGTCAACGAGTCGGAGCACAACTTCGCCGCCCAGGGCGACGACGTGATCCTCTTCGGCCTCGAAGCCGTGCGCAACGTCGGTACGAACGTGGTCGAGTCGATCATCCGCAGCCGCAAGGCCAAGGGAAAGTACGCATCCTTCCCCGACTACCTCGACAAGGTCGAGGCGGTCGCCTGCAACAAGCGCACCACGGAGTCGCTGATCAAGGCGGGCGCGTTCGACACGATGGGGCACACCCGCAAGGGCCTCACCGCGCACTTCGACTCGATGATCGACAACGTGGTCGCGGTCAAGCGCAAGGAGGCCGAGGGTCAGTTCGACCTCTTCGGCGGCATGGGCGAGGACGACAGCAGCGAGCCGGGCTTCGGGCTCGACGTGGAGTTCACCACCGACGAGTGGGACAAGACCTATCTCCTCGCCCAGGAGCGGGAGATGCTCGGTCTCTACGTCTCCGACCACCCCCTCTTCGGCCTGGAGCACGTGCTCTCCGACAAGGCCGACGCGGGCATCGCCCAGCTCACCGGCGGTGAGCACGCGGACGGCGCGGTCGTCACCATCGGCGGCATCATCTCGGGCCTCCAGCGCAAGATGACCAAGCAGGGCAACGCCTGGGCCATCGCCACCGTCGAGGACCTCGCCGGTTCCATCGAGTGCATGTTCTTCCCGGCGACCTACCAGCTCGTCTCCACGCAACTCGTCGAGGACGCCGTCGTGTTCGTCAAGGGCCGCCTCGACAAGCGCGAGGACGTGCCGCGGCTGGTCGCCATGGAGATGCAGGTCCCCGACCTGTCGAACGCGGGCACCAACGCGCCGGTGATCCTCACCATCCCCGCCACCCGGGTCACCCCGCCCATGGTCAGCCGGCTCGGCGAGATCCTCACCCACCACAAGGGCGACAGCGAGGTCCGGATCAGGCTCCAGGGGCCGACCAGGACGACCGTCCTCCGCCTCGACCGGCACCGGGTCAAGCCCGACCCGGCCCTGTTCGGCGACCTGAAGGTACTGCTCGGACCGTCCTGCCTGGCCGGCTGA